GGGAATCGGAGCCTCCGGTGGTGCCATTCTGGGCATGGTGTTTTATGGAGAACCTCGAAATGCCCTACGAATTCTGTTTATCGCTATGGTGCTCGGATCGGCAGTTGGTCTTAAATTGGTCAGTTGAAAAATTGAAAGTAAAAAGATGATTTACAGATTGCGTTTTTAATGGTATCCTTATACGTTACGTGTGAAATAAAAGATGCGTCTTATTGATAGATGTGCGTAAATGAAGGAGACAACATGACATTTAAGGACTTAAATATTATCCCCTCTATTATGGAAGGGTTAAGCAAAGCAAACTATACTAATCCTACCCCTATACAGGAACAGGCCATTCCAGCTGTATTAGCTGGCAGAGACCTGCTGGGATGTGCACAGACAGGAACAGGCAAGACGGCAGCATTTTCGGTGCCGATCATTCAATTATTAAGCGAAAGATCCAAAGGGCAAGGATCGAAGTCCGCACGACATATTCGCTCATTAATTTTGACACCAACACGAGAATTGGCTATTCAGATCGCGGATAACATCAAGGTATATAGCCGGTATACGGACATTCGTTGTACGGCAATCGTTGGCGGCGTTTCGCAAAAAGTGCAAGAGCGTGCGCTGAATCAAGGTGCAGATATTATTATCGCGACACCTGGTAGATTGAACGATCTGATTAACCAGAAACGTATTGATCTGAAGATGGTTGAGATTCTTGTTCTGGATGAAGCAGACCGGATGTTAGACATGGGCTTCATTCATGACGTGAAAAGAATCATTGCCAAAATGCCGAACAAAAAGCAGACGCTGTTCTTCTCAGCTACGATGCCTCCTGAAATCACCAAAATGGTTAAAACCCTGCTGGTTGATCCAGTCAAAGTAGAAATCACACCGGTATCTTCAACGGTAGACCGCATTGAACAATCTATATATTTGCTGGAGAACGGCAAGAAGCAACATATGTTAAACCAAATTTTGGAGGATAAATCCATCGTCACGGCATTGGTGTTCACACGCACGAAGCGCGGCGCTGACCGGGTTACACGTGATTTGGCCAAAGCGAATGTTACGGCACAGGCTATTCATGGCAACAAGTCTCAGAACGAGAGACAACGGGCACTGAACAACTTCAAGAGTGGTGCAACACGTGTATTAGTTGCGACGGACATCGCGGCAAGAGGAATTGACGTAGAGGAACTTTCACATGTCATTAACTTTAACCTGCCTAACATTCCGGAAACGTATGTTCACCGTATTGGACGTACAGGGCGAGCTGGCAAAAGCGGGATGGCCATATCGTTCTGCGAGAAGGATGAACTTCCATTCCTGAAGGATATCGAGAAAGTAATCAAAAAGACGATTCCTGAAGTGAAAGGTCATCCGTATCCAATGACAGGTGTACCTGTGTTTGAAAAAACCAGCAAAGCATCAGGCAGTAAACCTTCGTTCAACAAATCGGCTGCAGGCAAACCGGCGAAGTCCAAAGCTAACCCGGCACGCAAGCCCAAATCCGAATGGTTTGCCAAGAGTGGTAAATCAAACAGTAGTCGTTCAAACGACGGTAGACCCAATAGCAGTAGATCAAACAGCAGTAGCAGTAAATCTAACCATGGCTCATTCAGCCGCAGCAGCAAAACTAGGAATGATAGAGCCAATTAAGATCTAAATAAATCCAGATAAAACCTTCTCCATTCATTTGGAGGAGGTTTTATTATGTGCTTTTATGTGCAACGAGCTTATTTACATACGAACTTACATTCGGTATCATTATATCGTCCATTGGTGAAAGGGAGGTACTGACTTGAAGGATACGATGATTGAATACAGTTTGAAGAAGAAAGGTGCGACCAAGGATTATCCATTTGGGCCTGATCCAGTCGCGATTAAGGTTGCGGGTAAGATGTTTGCGCTTATTTTTGAAAACAAAGAGAACTGTCGCTTGAACTTAAAATGTGATCCCATTATTGCAGAGAACCTGAGAGAGCAGCATGAAGCGGTTCAACCGGGGTATCATATGAACAAAAAACACTGGAATACCATTACGCTGGATGGTTCCTTGTCCGATGAGGATGTCTACGTCATGATCGATCACTCTTATGATATGGTTATTAAATCCCTTCCAAAAAGCGTTCGGGAATCTTTGGCCGAATGAGGAGAACGTATACCACTTTCTCTACACCTCATTCATCATGTTATTGACATTTAAGAGGTAGGTAAAAGGCTAATGGTCTGCTTCTCTAACAGAATGAATATCCTATGAAAATGAAGACATATTTGAAGTCTATTTGGTTCCATTACCTTGGAAATAAACAAGATCGAACGGCCTTGTTTAATGTGGCATCCCTTGTTATCAATGCTGTAACCGGGATAGGCAAGTTAATCCTGGGCATATATCTGCTTTCGGGATGGTTCATTATAAATGCTGTATATTATCTGATTCTGTGTGTGGCAAAAGGACAAGTGCTCCATAAATATACAGTTACCAAGAGAATGGACTCTCCCGAAGAAAGATATAGATTAGAGCTTACGGTATATAAGCGCGGAGGTCTGTTCCTGTGTTTACTAGGCGTGTCCTATTCGATGGTCTGCCTGCGAATGTATCTAATCGGCGATGCCTTCATATATGAGGGTAACATCGTGTATATCGTATCTACAGTCGCTTTTACCAAGCTGGTTTTTGCCGTGTATGGTACCTGGGCTAACCGTCATCTCCATAACCCGATCATATCTACATTGAAAATGATTAACTTCACCGATGCGATGGTATCCATCGTGGTGACCCAAGCGACATTACTTACCATGCAAGGCTCACCTCTTGCATTAAAAACCAGTAGCTTGTTTGGCATGGGTTGCAGCGTTTTATTTTGTTTGATGGGGGTCTGGATGATGTTCCACAAAAAAAAGGAAACAATCTCGGATCCAAATCGATCTCCTGGCACTGAATACTAACATTGAAGATCAAGAGCAGGGGAAGCTAATTTTGGTCGACGTTTCAGCATGTTGATCAATACATATCAAATGAATTACACATGACGGAATAGACGAGTGTCATCTATACTTAAGTGACAACGGAAGAAGGCGTATTGGCAATCCACTAAAGGAGTGATATCTATGGATCAACAACAACAACTGGCAATGGTACAACGTATGCGTCAAAATGTCGTCGGTACAGGTGCAGCTCTTCAACCCAGTTCCACGTATGCGGTCACAGTAAAAGAAGTCATGATTCCTACGACCAAAGGTGATACACGTGTACTTGTGTATACACCGGATCGGGACCATTACGCTCCTCTGCCAGTCTTCTTCAATATGCACGGGGGTGGTTTCATCTTGGGACAAGCAGAGATGGATGACCCATGGTGTCGCTTGATCGCTGATCGATCTGATTGTGTGGTCGTTAATATCGATTACAGTCTTGCACCAGAGCACAAGTTCCCAACGGCGGTCCATGAATGTTACGACGTTGTACAGTGGGTCCACGCCAATCCGCAATCCTTATCGGTTAACCCGTCTCTATTCGCTATTGGGGGGCATAGTGCTGGTGGTAATCTTGCTGCAGCAGTGTGTTTACTGAATCAGCAACGTGGTAGCGAGCTGCCGATTGTTCTGCAAGTTATGGATTATGCCGTGTTGGATGTGGCTACAGATCCGGCCGAGAAACCGAGTTTTGAAGAAGCGATTCCAGCTGATATCGCCAGAACGTTCAACGCCATGTACCTTGGAACGCCAGAAGATGCGCAAGACCCGTTGGCTTCACCTGTGCTTGCAACATCAGTAGAGGGACTTCCAGAAGCATTGATCATTACCGCGGAGAAAGATTCACTGGCCCAAGAAGCAAGAACATATGCAGCAAGGCTGGAAGCAAGCGGTGTGAAGGTGACACTTAAGGAGTACGAGGGAGCCGCTCATGGATTTACGCATTTTGGCGATCTCCAGATGGCTGAGGATGCCTGGTACCTGATGAGTGACAAGATCAGAGAAGCATTTTCCAAATAACGTGTATCAGAATGACGCTTAGAAGGAATATAGTTACCTTGAAGTCGCCTAATGGCGGCTTTTTTTCGTTCATTGGTGTAATTGCTTCAATGGCTTGGTGAAACCAGGCTTCTGAGCTTGCAGATGTGTTAATAAACTGGATTAGAAGCCTTATTGAGATTATAACGATATCGTTAAGGGTAAGAGTTGTTAAATTAGAGGAAATAATGACCATTACCAGGAGGTTTATTATGAACCAATCTAACAGTCCATCCGATATCGCGATTCTTGGCATGGGAACGGCTCTACCTGCCCATCCCGTTGCGCAGTCAGATATTGCAGAGCTGATCGCTTCTTCTCTTCAGGATCGTCCAGATTTGGCCCGTTTTGCCAGACGAATATTCAAGTCCTGTGGTATTGAAACACGATATACCGTGGAACCGAGCTATCTGGGTTCACTGGAAGAATGCCG
This Paenibacillus xylanexedens DNA region includes the following protein-coding sequences:
- a CDS encoding alpha/beta hydrolase — its product is MDQQQQLAMVQRMRQNVVGTGAALQPSSTYAVTVKEVMIPTTKGDTRVLVYTPDRDHYAPLPVFFNMHGGGFILGQAEMDDPWCRLIADRSDCVVVNIDYSLAPEHKFPTAVHECYDVVQWVHANPQSLSVNPSLFAIGGHSAGGNLAAAVCLLNQQRGSELPIVLQVMDYAVLDVATDPAEKPSFEEAIPADIARTFNAMYLGTPEDAQDPLASPVLATSVEGLPEALIITAEKDSLAQEARTYAARLEASGVKVTLKEYEGAAHGFTHFGDLQMAEDAWYLMSDKIREAFSK
- a CDS encoding DEAD/DEAH box helicase, with protein sequence MTFKDLNIIPSIMEGLSKANYTNPTPIQEQAIPAVLAGRDLLGCAQTGTGKTAAFSVPIIQLLSERSKGQGSKSARHIRSLILTPTRELAIQIADNIKVYSRYTDIRCTAIVGGVSQKVQERALNQGADIIIATPGRLNDLINQKRIDLKMVEILVLDEADRMLDMGFIHDVKRIIAKMPNKKQTLFFSATMPPEITKMVKTLLVDPVKVEITPVSSTVDRIEQSIYLLENGKKQHMLNQILEDKSIVTALVFTRTKRGADRVTRDLAKANVTAQAIHGNKSQNERQRALNNFKSGATRVLVATDIAARGIDVEELSHVINFNLPNIPETYVHRIGRTGRAGKSGMAISFCEKDELPFLKDIEKVIKKTIPEVKGHPYPMTGVPVFEKTSKASGSKPSFNKSAAGKPAKSKANPARKPKSEWFAKSGKSNSSRSNDGRPNSSRSNSSSSKSNHGSFSRSSKTRNDRAN
- a CDS encoding MmcQ/YjbR family DNA-binding protein, which produces MKDTMIEYSLKKKGATKDYPFGPDPVAIKVAGKMFALIFENKENCRLNLKCDPIIAENLREQHEAVQPGYHMNKKHWNTITLDGSLSDEDVYVMIDHSYDMVIKSLPKSVRESLAE